The Leadbettera azotonutricia ZAS-9 genome has a window encoding:
- a CDS encoding FIST C-terminal domain-containing protein, with product MLKIYTAYTTELDDVDGALAEIIARIDLNGLAKNSVGLISCYSEFIDTGIIAALSEKLPFDIIGATTMASSSGRGPHPLGSVEAPDSAGNYGMYSLGLTVLTSDDTCFQTAISAPLTPGGYEESLSTAYHDALGKLPGDPSLIFAFLPLVSDFSTSGVVESLNVLCKGVPIFGTVSGDVTLTQENCYTLRNGQGEKRAAALLLIHGAVNPRFIVSSLPDKNIGRQKAVVTESEGCLVKKVNGVTLLEYLKDMGIVPRISSGIGTVKEPFMVDYGNGSKRVALRAHNILENGDALFSGPMPQGVTFSIGQVDRDGIIGTAQEALHKILEDGDAQGAVIFTCMSRYIMLTPNKDDEMKTIQEYLGGKIPYAHSYSGGEICPVYGEDGKTYNHLHGYSFVACVF from the coding sequence GTGTTAAAGATATATACTGCGTACACCACAGAGCTGGATGATGTTGATGGCGCCCTTGCTGAAATTATTGCCCGGATCGATCTAAATGGGCTGGCAAAAAATTCCGTGGGGCTTATAAGCTGCTATTCCGAATTTATTGACACCGGAATCATCGCCGCCTTGAGTGAAAAACTGCCCTTCGATATAATCGGCGCAACCACCATGGCCAGTTCTTCCGGAAGGGGACCTCATCCGTTGGGTTCGGTGGAAGCTCCCGATTCCGCCGGGAATTACGGCATGTACAGCCTTGGCCTTACTGTTTTAACCAGCGACGATACCTGTTTTCAAACAGCTATTTCAGCGCCCCTAACCCCGGGCGGTTACGAGGAGAGCCTTTCCACTGCGTATCATGACGCCCTTGGCAAACTGCCCGGCGATCCGTCCCTGATTTTCGCATTTCTGCCCCTGGTGTCCGATTTTAGCACTTCCGGGGTTGTGGAAAGCCTGAATGTCCTTTGTAAAGGTGTACCCATTTTCGGCACCGTTTCCGGGGATGTAACTTTGACACAGGAAAACTGCTATACCCTTCGTAATGGGCAGGGTGAAAAACGTGCCGCCGCCCTTCTTCTGATCCACGGTGCGGTGAATCCCCGGTTTATCGTATCCTCACTTCCCGACAAAAACATAGGCCGCCAAAAAGCCGTGGTTACCGAATCCGAAGGATGCCTGGTCAAAAAGGTAAACGGTGTAACCTTGCTGGAATATTTGAAGGACATGGGTATTGTCCCCCGAATCAGTAGCGGTATCGGTACGGTAAAAGAACCCTTCATGGTGGACTACGGCAATGGTTCCAAGCGGGTCGCCCTGCGGGCACACAATATTTTGGAGAATGGGGATGCCCTGTTCAGCGGCCCAATGCCCCAGGGCGTTACCTTTTCCATCGGCCAGGTAGACAGGGATGGTATAATCGGGACTGCCCAGGAGGCTTTGCACAAGATTCTCGAAGATGGTGATGCCCAGGGAGCCGTTATCTTTACCTGCATGAGCCGCTACATAATGCTGACTCCGAATAAGGATGATGAAATGAAAACTATTCAGGAATATCTTGGCGGAAAAATTCCCTACGCCCATAGTTATTCCGGCGGGGAAATCTGCCCTGTGTACGGGGAAGACGGAAAAACCTACAACCATTTACACGGGTATTCCTTTGTTGCCTGTGTTTTTTAA
- a CDS encoding type II toxin-antitoxin system VapB family antitoxin, protein MLDAIKTKNLIRGRAASMRPSKNNNIKEYAKKHLTVHTILRYYMYRRLFMRTTLELPDILVAEAMEITNISTKTEVIKTALENLIQREKVKELADYFGKIDLGINIEEMRKR, encoded by the coding sequence ATGTTAGATGCCATTAAAACCAAGAATTTAATAAGAGGCAGAGCCGCATCCATGCGGCCCTCAAAAAACAATAATATCAAAGAATATGCAAAAAAACACTTGACAGTACATACTATTTTAAGATATTATATGTACCGGAGGCTATTTATGAGAACTACATTGGAATTACCTGATATATTGGTCGCAGAAGCCATGGAAATAACCAATATCTCCACTAAAACAGAAGTTATTAAAACAGCTCTGGAAAATTTAATCCAACGAGAAAAAGTCAAAGAATTAGCAGACTATTTTGGAAAAATCGACCTGGGAATTAATATTGAGGAAATGAGAAAACGATGA
- a CDS encoding helix-turn-helix domain-containing protein has protein sequence MGNQIASLRKLLALNIKKNRGILGLSQAKLAEKANASTHYIAMIELTRKFPTPEMLERIAAALEINANELFLTSSPTRDLKSFQNVVLAEIEEEVDRAIKEAVQRVIARHLVE, from the coding sequence ATGGGCAATCAGATTGCTAGCTTAAGGAAGCTTTTGGCGCTAAATATTAAAAAGAACAGGGGAATTCTTGGTTTGTCCCAGGCAAAACTGGCAGAAAAGGCTAACGCCTCAACCCACTACATAGCCATGATCGAGTTAACCAGGAAATTTCCCACCCCTGAAATGCTGGAAAGAATTGCCGCAGCCCTTGAAATCAACGCCAATGAATTATTCTTGACATCTTCCCCGACGAGAGACCTAAAGAGCTTCCAAAATGTGGTTCTGGCAGAAATTGAAGAAGAGGTCGATAGAGCTATCAAAGAAGCAGTGCAAAGGGTAATCGCCAGGCATTTGGTGGAGTAA
- a CDS encoding PIN domain-containing protein, producing MKNILIDSSAWIEYFRGNEKYRYIKNLIYSNITCTNDLILTELLPSIIHRNEKHLEELLNSLTKYEMKINWNELQKIQVMNYKHGYNNIGITDLIIAQNCLQNNLKLIAQDKHFTEMAEYIPIRIYEQDKV from the coding sequence ATGAAAAACATATTAATAGATTCCTCGGCTTGGATAGAATATTTCAGAGGGAATGAAAAATATAGGTACATTAAAAACTTAATATACAGTAATATAACCTGTACCAATGATCTGATATTAACAGAATTATTGCCCTCAATAATTCATAGAAATGAAAAACATCTGGAAGAATTATTGAATAGTTTAACAAAATACGAAATGAAAATAAATTGGAACGAATTACAAAAAATTCAAGTAATGAATTACAAACATGGATACAATAACATAGGCATTACAGATTTAATAATAGCACAAAACTGTTTACAAAATAATCTGAAACTTATTGCACAAGATAAACATTTTACTGAAATGGCAGAATATATACCAATAAGAATATATGAACAGGACAAAGTATAG
- a CDS encoding integrase catalytic domain-containing protein gives MGLTMKEKQALAREISKRYRKAGKKGKTAILDEFVQNTGYNRKYALHLLANWGRTELVRLAGRVVKLKADAFKKRKAGGGRKPVYQAATIKALKLIWEFFDYMCGKRLSPFLREQMPFLNPCKEFGITKEVKAQLLAISPATIDRKLKPERKKLELKGRSATRPGGLLKHQIPIRVFYAWDERKPGFFELDTVVHDGGNASGEFCCTLNATDVYSGWVELRALLNKAHRWVKEEVSLFPSQFPFPLLGIDSDNGGEFINYQLKAWCDEHRVQFTRSRSYHKNDNCFVEQKNDMTVRRTVGYYRYDTLQARDALAEVYRHLCPLLNYFYPSEKIIAKERIGARVKKVYDKPKSPYRRLLESPDLPDIFKNELRRRAARLNPVKQKRLVNHALMALFELQSQKSLAASALEDI, from the coding sequence ATGGGGTTAACGATGAAAGAGAAACAGGCGCTTGCCAGAGAAATCAGCAAGCGGTATCGCAAAGCCGGGAAAAAGGGCAAGACCGCTATCCTGGACGAGTTTGTCCAGAACACAGGGTACAACCGGAAATACGCCCTGCACCTTTTGGCGAATTGGGGGAGAACGGAACTGGTCAGACTGGCCGGAAGGGTTGTTAAGCTCAAGGCCGATGCGTTTAAAAAACGAAAAGCAGGGGGAGGGCGGAAGCCGGTCTACCAGGCGGCAACGATAAAAGCCCTCAAACTGATTTGGGAGTTCTTTGATTACATGTGCGGGAAAAGGCTTTCCCCCTTCCTCCGGGAACAGATGCCTTTCCTCAATCCCTGCAAGGAGTTTGGCATCACCAAGGAGGTAAAGGCGCAGCTGCTTGCCATAAGCCCCGCCACCATCGACCGGAAGCTCAAGCCTGAACGGAAGAAGCTGGAATTAAAAGGACGGAGCGCCACACGGCCCGGCGGCCTCCTCAAGCACCAGATCCCCATCCGTGTCTTTTATGCCTGGGATGAGAGGAAACCGGGCTTTTTTGAGCTGGATACGGTGGTTCATGACGGCGGAAACGCCTCAGGCGAGTTCTGCTGTACCCTCAATGCCACCGATGTCTATTCAGGCTGGGTGGAGCTCCGCGCCCTCCTCAACAAGGCCCATCGCTGGGTTAAAGAGGAGGTGTCTCTCTTCCCCTCCCAGTTTCCCTTCCCCCTTTTGGGCATCGACAGCGATAACGGCGGGGAGTTCATTAATTACCAGCTCAAGGCATGGTGTGACGAACACCGCGTCCAGTTCACCCGCAGCCGTTCCTACCACAAGAACGACAACTGCTTCGTGGAGCAGAAAAACGACATGACCGTCCGCAGGACCGTGGGGTACTATCGCTATGACACCCTCCAGGCCAGAGACGCCCTGGCCGAGGTCTACCGCCATCTCTGTCCCCTGCTCAACTATTTTTACCCTTCAGAAAAAATAATCGCCAAGGAGCGGATAGGGGCCAGGGTCAAGAAGGTGTACGACAAACCCAAGTCGCCCTACAGGCGCCTCTTGGAATCCCCTGACCTTCCTGATATTTTTAAGAACGAGCTTCGACGCAGGGCTGCCCGTCTCAATCCGGTCAAGCAGAAACGCCTGGTCAACCATGCACTGATGGCTCTCTTCGAGCTTCAGAGCCAGAAGTCCCTTGCTGCTTCGGCTCTTGAAGATATTTAG